The following are encoded together in the Thiobacillus sp. SCUT-2 genome:
- a CDS encoding acetyltransferase: protein MHLIDVFNGDADGLCALHQLRLEEPADSVLITGPKRDISLLKRVQAQAGDRVTVLDIALSKNRDALDRLLDAGAEVRYFDHHQPGEIPAHPRFEAHIDTDANVCTSLLVNRHLVGRRLAWAVAAAFGDNLADAARQAALPLGLSAERLTQLQSLGECLNYNGYGETLDDLFYDPADLYRQLRPYADPFAFVAESPAYRTLQAGYRDDMDRAVALTAAESREAGRVFMLPAEKWARRISGVFGNQLAVEAPAQAHAVLTAKPGGGYVVSVRAPLQTKSGADELCSQFESGGGRKGAAGINHLPESELGRFIALFFEIYK from the coding sequence ATGCACCTCATTGACGTCTTCAACGGCGATGCAGACGGACTCTGCGCGCTGCATCAGCTACGGCTGGAAGAGCCGGCTGATTCCGTTCTGATCACCGGACCGAAGCGCGACATCAGCCTGCTGAAGCGGGTCCAGGCGCAGGCTGGCGACCGGGTCACGGTGCTGGACATCGCGCTTTCCAAGAACCGGGACGCGCTCGATCGCCTCCTCGATGCCGGGGCCGAGGTGCGCTACTTCGATCACCACCAGCCCGGCGAGATCCCGGCCCATCCGCGCTTCGAGGCGCACATCGATACCGACGCCAACGTCTGCACCAGCCTGCTGGTCAATCGCCATCTGGTCGGTCGTCGCCTCGCGTGGGCCGTCGCCGCCGCGTTCGGCGACAACCTGGCCGACGCGGCGCGCCAGGCTGCCTTGCCGCTCGGATTGTCCGCCGAGCGCCTGACGCAGTTGCAGTCGCTCGGCGAATGCCTCAACTACAACGGCTACGGCGAGACGCTCGACGATCTCTTCTACGATCCCGCCGACTTGTACCGGCAGTTGCGTCCCTATGCCGACCCCTTCGCCTTCGTCGCTGAATCGCCGGCCTACCGCACGCTGCAGGCTGGCTATCGCGACGACATGGACCGCGCCGTTGCGCTGACGGCGGCCGAGTCACGCGAGGCGGGGCGTGTCTTCATGCTCCCGGCGGAGAAGTGGGCTCGACGGATTTCCGGCGTCTTCGGCAATCAGCTGGCGGTCGAGGCGCCCGCGCAGGCGCATGCCGTGCTCACGGCCAAGCCCGGTGGCGGCTATGTGGTCAGCGTGCGTGCGCCACTGCAGACCAAGTCCGGCGCGGACGAGCTGTGCAGCCAGTTCGAATCCGGTGGGGGGCGGAAGGGTGCGGCGGGAATCAACCACCTTCCGGAATCCGAGCTCGGCCGGTTTATCGCTCTCTTCTTCGAGATCTACAAATAG
- a CDS encoding shikimate kinase, whose protein sequence is MSKQDNLYLVGLMGAGKTTVGRLLARHYGRTFYDSDHEIEARTGVKIPVIFEIEGEAGFRKREEAMIAELTHLSGVVLATGGGAVLSQTNRENLKNNGVVIYLRGMPEQLYERTRHDRNRPLLQTENPLARLQELFRQRDPLYREVADVVVDTGRQSVSGMTRALYGKLDSLTRGLAQPDTAD, encoded by the coding sequence ATGAGCAAGCAAGACAATCTTTACCTCGTCGGCTTGATGGGAGCCGGCAAGACGACCGTGGGCCGCCTCCTGGCTCGCCATTACGGTCGTACTTTCTATGATTCGGATCACGAAATCGAGGCGCGTACAGGCGTCAAGATTCCGGTCATATTCGAGATCGAAGGGGAAGCGGGCTTCCGCAAGCGTGAGGAAGCCATGATTGCCGAGCTCACGCACTTGTCCGGCGTCGTGCTCGCTACCGGCGGCGGGGCCGTCCTGTCGCAGACCAACCGCGAAAATCTCAAGAACAACGGTGTGGTGATCTACCTGCGCGGCATGCCCGAACAGCTCTACGAGCGGACCCGGCACGACCGCAACCGCCCCTTGCTGCAAACGGAGAATCCGCTGGCCAGGCTGCAGGAACTGTTCAGGCAGCGGGATCCGCTGTATCGCGAGGTCGCGGACGTCGTCGTCGACACGGGGCGGCAAAGTGTGTCCGGCATGACCCGTGCCTTGTACGGCAAGCTCGATTCGTTGACGCGCGGGCTCGCGCAGCCCGACACGGCGGACTGA
- a CDS encoding VanZ family protein has translation MTRNPGLNVNARALMRLGALLYTLFVVYGSLVPLKYHALPWGEAVARFAAIPFLKLGIGSLADWVANLLLFIPLSFLWMGASCGGGARRCRVLATLALIPLAIALSVGIEFTQLFFPQRTVSQNDILAETVGGIVGVVAWWLAGRRFAEWLQGWWQVHSRASLGERLASTYLAGVLFYNVLPLDLTLSAVEIFHKWHQGKINLVPFAALPADPADALYEVVTDALIWTPLALLWRLDGSRSARRAWGMTVATAAILEILQLFVYSRVSDVNDVLAAAVGAALGCWLGGGWGRRAIQADPQADAARARLSPFAAWLPFALALGWAGCLLFVFWFPFDFKTDGAFIRGRLDFIHRVPFEVYYFGTEFRAVTEVLRKMLFFAPLGGLLAWGVARRPWRWRGPLFAVSMLGLALLPAAVELGQVMLPEKIADTTDWLLEWLGGLAGYGIVRHLLRAPRRVAPMPETAHPEVVPVLRPGRSPRWHMPLMLAGMGVLFWGATHASFMPYNVRELLRDDIPLLSVLLLAIVCYWMAAWPIWLARRRVSGVGRWLQLPFGLLVYGSVGFLLLDAAVPDESLYDLAGSPVLHWPGQWELGLRWVALFSAPGVLLYLAAQTVRRWRGRHLGAAHFLAALPVLLIAYWGVVVRADTDNLTELMAAPYPLAFAALCAWGYTLFLAAALLASPWPARQRVRRLFGVLVSLPLAILWLHLGLAGHIAKYGQEFSALQFLLSRDRQHYASTAVIWLRYGVLHMLVIAALASLQWPHFRATQRLQGQTAHAPH, from the coding sequence ATGACCCGCAATCCGGGGCTGAACGTCAATGCGCGTGCGCTGATGCGCCTGGGTGCACTCCTTTACACGCTGTTCGTCGTCTATGGCAGCCTGGTGCCGCTGAAATACCATGCGCTGCCGTGGGGCGAGGCCGTGGCGCGGTTCGCGGCGATCCCCTTTCTGAAGCTCGGCATCGGCTCGCTGGCGGACTGGGTCGCCAATCTGCTGTTGTTCATCCCGCTCTCTTTCTTATGGATGGGTGCATCCTGCGGCGGCGGTGCGCGCAGGTGCCGCGTGCTGGCGACGCTGGCGCTGATTCCGCTTGCCATCGCGCTGAGCGTCGGGATCGAATTCACGCAGTTGTTCTTCCCGCAGCGCACCGTTTCGCAAAACGACATATTGGCCGAAACGGTGGGGGGGATCGTCGGCGTCGTCGCGTGGTGGCTGGCCGGACGGCGCTTTGCCGAGTGGCTGCAGGGCTGGTGGCAGGTGCATAGCCGCGCCAGCCTGGGCGAACGTCTGGCGTCGACCTACCTGGCCGGCGTGCTGTTCTACAACGTGCTGCCGCTCGACCTGACGCTGAGCGCGGTCGAGATTTTTCACAAATGGCATCAGGGCAAGATCAATCTGGTGCCGTTTGCCGCGCTTCCCGCAGACCCGGCCGATGCCTTGTACGAAGTCGTCACCGACGCGCTGATCTGGACGCCGCTGGCACTCTTGTGGCGGCTCGACGGTTCCCGCAGCGCCCGGCGCGCATGGGGCATGACCGTGGCGACGGCCGCGATCCTGGAAATTCTGCAGCTGTTCGTCTATTCCCGCGTGAGCGATGTCAACGACGTGCTTGCGGCTGCCGTCGGGGCGGCGCTTGGCTGTTGGCTGGGCGGCGGGTGGGGCAGGCGCGCGATCCAGGCCGATCCGCAAGCCGACGCCGCACGGGCGAGGCTCAGCCCGTTTGCGGCGTGGTTGCCTTTTGCCCTGGCGCTCGGTTGGGCGGGCTGTCTGCTGTTCGTGTTCTGGTTCCCGTTCGACTTCAAGACCGACGGCGCGTTCATCAGGGGGCGCCTCGATTTCATCCACCGGGTTCCGTTCGAGGTGTATTACTTCGGCACCGAATTCCGTGCCGTCACCGAGGTGCTGCGGAAGATGCTGTTCTTCGCGCCGTTGGGGGGGCTCCTGGCGTGGGGCGTGGCACGCCGGCCGTGGCGTTGGCGCGGCCCGCTGTTTGCCGTGTCGATGCTGGGGCTGGCCCTGCTGCCCGCCGCGGTCGAACTCGGCCAGGTGATGCTGCCGGAGAAAATTGCCGACACGACCGACTGGCTGCTCGAATGGTTGGGCGGGCTGGCGGGCTATGGCATCGTTCGCCATCTGTTGCGCGCGCCGCGCCGTGTTGCGCCGATGCCGGAAACCGCGCACCCGGAGGTCGTGCCGGTGCTTCGGCCCGGGCGGTCGCCGCGTTGGCACATGCCGCTGATGCTGGCCGGAATGGGTGTGCTGTTCTGGGGCGCGACGCATGCGTCTTTCATGCCCTACAACGTGCGTGAACTGCTGCGCGACGATATTCCGTTGCTGTCGGTGCTGTTGCTGGCGATCGTGTGCTACTGGATGGCGGCATGGCCGATCTGGCTGGCCCGGCGGCGGGTCTCGGGCGTGGGGCGCTGGCTGCAACTGCCTTTCGGTCTGCTGGTTTACGGCAGTGTCGGCTTTTTGCTGCTGGACGCGGCCGTTCCCGACGAGAGCCTGTACGACCTCGCCGGCAGCCCCGTTCTTCACTGGCCCGGGCAGTGGGAACTCGGCTTGCGCTGGGTGGCGCTTTTTTCGGCGCCGGGGGTGCTGCTGTATCTGGCGGCGCAGACCGTGCGCCGATGGCGAGGGCGGCACCTGGGCGCGGCGCATTTCCTGGCGGCCCTGCCGGTTCTGTTGATCGCATACTGGGGCGTGGTCGTTCGCGCCGACACCGACAACCTCACCGAACTGATGGCGGCGCCGTATCCGCTGGCTTTCGCGGCACTCTGCGCCTGGGGCTACACGCTGTTCCTCGCCGCCGCGCTGCTCGCCTCGCCGTGGCCGGCGCGGCAACGCGTTCGGCGATTGTTCGGCGTGCTCGTGTCGCTGCCGCTGGCAATCTTGTGGCTACATCTCGGGCTGGCCGGCCACATTGCCAAGTACGGCCAGGAATTCTCGGCGCTGCAGTTCCTCCTCAGCAGAGATCGCCAGCACTACGCATCGACGGCGGTCATCTGGCTACGCTACGGCGTGCTGCACATGCTTGTCATCGCGGCGCTGGCGTCCCTACAATGGCCCCACTTCCGCGCCACACAACGACTACAAGGCCAGACAGCCCATGCACCTCATTGA
- the pilQ gene encoding type IV pilus secretin PilQ, with translation MNALPKIVQKMTRHLLGVILFTGLMLPFAARATDAPPTGNAVQSVDTTTLPGGKVVVRVTLKKPLPATPAGFTVGNPPRIALDLPDTGNALGRNTVEANLGPLSSVNVVQAGTRTRIVLNLNKSVEYDASIDGKTLLVALGDVGAGSAPVNASPRFAEAAPGGARHSIRDVDFRRGAGGEARIVTTLSDAQAGINIRQQSNGVVVDFVGTELPKALQRRLDVADFGTPVQTVETYTLGDNTRMVIQPKGGWEYSAYQTDNSFIVEVKPSDDAQKKTADGKVKYTGEKLSLNFQNVEVRSVLQVIADFTGLNIVASDTVTGNLTLRLKDVPWDQALDLILQTKGLDKRQNGNVIWIAPKDELMTKEKLEFEAKNQVEDLEPLTTEYIQLNYMRADEARSMLYGLTNTITGQSSGNSVNCSAQAQGITSVAAQAAQQTQTGAQGNDKILTKRGRATYELKTNTLIITDTPRKIQEIRELLKRLDVPARQVMIEARVVVATDGWSRDLGARLGLAAINRTGRYQSGLTGNQDQAAAITQGYFPMQAVKGTRYDPVTDTYKSDVPLAGTGTNIVNFPAGNGAAQLAMSLLDRATGNLLSLELSALEADSRGKVISNPRVVTSNQKPAVILNGTQIPYITPGTPNSPATVTFKDAFLCLLVDPQILNNDSVILNVEVQKDAVNDLVAVQGNPAINTKRIKTQVRVNNGDTLVLGGIFDGDESTTVNKVPLLGDVPVFGNLFKSTSKANSKTELIIFLTPRILDDRLSLQ, from the coding sequence ATGAATGCATTGCCGAAAATCGTCCAGAAAATGACCCGCCATCTGCTCGGCGTCATCCTATTCACTGGCCTGATGCTGCCGTTCGCAGCGCGTGCCACCGATGCGCCGCCTACCGGCAATGCAGTGCAGAGCGTCGACACGACAACGCTGCCCGGGGGCAAGGTCGTCGTGCGCGTGACGCTCAAGAAGCCGCTCCCCGCCACGCCGGCCGGCTTCACCGTCGGTAATCCGCCACGTATCGCCCTCGACCTGCCCGACACCGGCAACGCGCTCGGGCGCAACACGGTCGAGGCCAACCTCGGCCCCCTGTCGAGCGTGAACGTGGTCCAGGCCGGGACGCGCACCCGCATCGTGCTCAACCTGAACAAGTCGGTCGAATACGACGCGTCGATCGACGGCAAGACCCTGCTCGTCGCGCTGGGTGACGTCGGCGCGGGCAGCGCGCCGGTTAATGCCAGCCCGCGCTTCGCCGAGGCGGCGCCCGGCGGCGCCCGCCACAGCATTCGCGACGTCGATTTCCGCCGCGGCGCCGGCGGCGAGGCGCGCATCGTGACGACCCTGTCCGATGCGCAGGCCGGCATCAACATCCGCCAGCAGTCGAACGGCGTGGTCGTCGACTTTGTCGGCACCGAACTGCCGAAGGCCCTGCAGCGCCGCCTGGACGTGGCTGATTTCGGCACCCCGGTGCAGACCGTCGAGACCTATACCCTGGGCGACAATACCCGCATGGTGATCCAGCCTAAGGGTGGCTGGGAATACTCCGCCTATCAAACCGACAACAGCTTCATCGTCGAGGTCAAGCCCAGCGACGACGCCCAGAAGAAGACCGCCGACGGCAAGGTGAAGTACACCGGCGAGAAGCTCTCGCTCAACTTCCAGAACGTCGAGGTGCGTTCGGTGCTGCAGGTCATCGCCGACTTCACCGGCCTCAACATCGTCGCCAGCGACACGGTCACCGGCAACCTCACCCTGCGTCTGAAGGATGTACCGTGGGACCAGGCGCTCGATCTCATCCTGCAGACCAAGGGACTCGACAAGCGTCAGAACGGCAACGTGATCTGGATCGCGCCCAAGGACGAACTGATGACGAAGGAAAAGCTCGAGTTCGAGGCGAAGAATCAGGTCGAGGACCTCGAGCCGCTGACGACCGAGTACATCCAGCTCAACTACATGCGGGCCGACGAGGCACGGTCGATGTTGTACGGGCTGACGAACACGATCACCGGCCAGTCGAGCGGTAATTCAGTTAACTGTTCGGCACAGGCGCAGGGCATTACCAGTGTCGCCGCGCAGGCCGCCCAGCAAACCCAGACTGGTGCGCAAGGCAATGACAAGATTCTCACCAAGCGGGGCCGTGCGACCTACGAATTGAAGACCAATACGCTGATCATCACGGACACGCCCCGCAAGATCCAGGAAATTCGTGAACTTCTGAAGCGTCTCGATGTGCCTGCACGCCAGGTCATGATCGAGGCGAGGGTCGTAGTCGCCACCGATGGCTGGAGCCGTGACCTTGGTGCCCGTCTGGGGCTTGCCGCAATCAACCGCACCGGACGGTACCAGAGTGGATTGACCGGAAACCAGGACCAGGCGGCTGCAATCACGCAAGGATACTTCCCGATGCAGGCGGTTAAGGGCACTCGCTACGACCCGGTGACCGACACATACAAGAGCGATGTACCGCTTGCTGGTACGGGTACGAATATCGTGAATTTCCCCGCCGGTAATGGTGCAGCGCAGCTTGCCATGTCCCTGCTGGACCGCGCAACCGGCAATCTCTTGAGTCTGGAATTGTCTGCGCTGGAAGCCGACAGCCGCGGTAAGGTGATTTCCAACCCGCGGGTGGTGACGTCGAACCAGAAGCCTGCAGTGATTCTCAACGGCACGCAGATCCCGTATATCACCCCGGGTACTCCCAACTCGCCGGCTACCGTAACGTTCAAGGATGCGTTCCTCTGCCTGCTGGTGGATCCGCAGATCCTCAATAACGACTCGGTTATCCTGAACGTCGAGGTACAGAAGGATGCGGTGAATGATTTGGTTGCAGTGCAAGGCAATCCCGCGATCAATACGAAGCGGATCAAGACGCAGGTGCGTGTGAACAATGGTGACACACTGGTTCTTGGCGGCATCTTCGACGGCGACGAAAGCACTACTGTCAACAAGGTTCCGCTGCTGGGGGACGTTCCTGTCTTTGGGAATCTGTTCAAGTCGACGAGCAAGGCGAACAGCAAGACTGAACTGATCATCTTCCTGACACCGCGTATCCTCGACGACAGATTGTCCTTGCAGTGA